A region from the Sorex araneus isolate mSorAra2 chromosome 6, mSorAra2.pri, whole genome shotgun sequence genome encodes:
- the TMEM138 gene encoding transmembrane protein 138 isoform X2, translating to MLQTSNYSLVLSLQFLLLSYDLFVNAFSELLRTAPVIQLVLFVIQDVAILFNIIIICLMFFNTFVFQAGLVSLLFHKFKGTIILTAVYLAFSISLHVWVMNLRWKDSQRFVWTDGLQTLFVFQRLAAVLYCYFYKRAAVRLGDPRFYQDSPWLRKAFLQGRR from the exons ATGCTACAGACCAGCAACTACAGCCTGGTGCTGTCCCTGCAGTTCCTGCTGCTGTCCTACGACCTGTTCGTCAACGCCTTCTCGGAGCTGCTCCGCACGGCCCCCGTCATCCAGCTCGTGCTCTTCGT CATCCAGGACGTGGCCATCCTcttcaacatcatcatcatctgccTCATGTTTTTCAACACCTTCGTCTTCCAGGCCGGCCTGGTCAGCCTCCTGTTCCACAAGTTCAAGGGGACCATCATCCTGACCGCGGTCTACCTCGCCTTCAGCATCTCCCTCCACGTCTGGGTCATG AACTTGCGCTGGAAGGACTCGCAGCGCTTCGTCTGGACAGACGGACTGCAGACGCTGTTTGTCTTCCAGAGGCTCG CGGCCGTGCTGTACTGCTACTTCTACAAGCGCGCGGCCGTGCGGCTGGGCGACCCGCGCTTCTACCAGGACTCGCCGTGGCTGCGCAAGGCCTTCCTGCAGGGCCGAAGGTGA
- the TMEM138 gene encoding transmembrane protein 138 isoform X1, with amino-acid sequence MLQTSNYSLVLSLQFLLLSYDLFVNAFSELLRTAPVIQLVLFVIQDVAILFNIIIICLMFFNTFVFQAGLVSLLFHKFKGTIILTAVYLAFSISLHVWVMNLRWKDSQRFVWTDGLQTLFVFQRLARGRAAGRPALLPGLAVAAQGLPAGPKVTAHPAPQTEDALPS; translated from the exons ATGCTACAGACCAGCAACTACAGCCTGGTGCTGTCCCTGCAGTTCCTGCTGCTGTCCTACGACCTGTTCGTCAACGCCTTCTCGGAGCTGCTCCGCACGGCCCCCGTCATCCAGCTCGTGCTCTTCGT CATCCAGGACGTGGCCATCCTcttcaacatcatcatcatctgccTCATGTTTTTCAACACCTTCGTCTTCCAGGCCGGCCTGGTCAGCCTCCTGTTCCACAAGTTCAAGGGGACCATCATCCTGACCGCGGTCTACCTCGCCTTCAGCATCTCCCTCCACGTCTGGGTCATG AACTTGCGCTGGAAGGACTCGCAGCGCTTCGTCTGGACAGACGGACTGCAGACGCTGTTTGTCTTCCAGAGGCTCG CGCGCGGCCGTGCGGCTGGGCGACCCGCGCTTCTACCAGGACTCGCCGTGGCTGCGCAAGGCCTTCCTGCAGGGCCGAAGGTGACCGCCCACCCCGCGCCGCAGACAGAGGACGCCCTTCCTTCCTGA